The proteins below come from a single Aspergillus oryzae RIB40 DNA, chromosome 5 genomic window:
- a CDS encoding U1A/U2B'/SNF family RNA-binding protein (spliceosomal protein snRNP-U1A/U2B) yields the protein MSAPSPNLQSQAPAQVRNLEERVKVDQLKEALEEIFSEYGNVIDIVAKTNLKAKGQAFIVFDSVESASNAIDEINGFELFDKPMVLDFAKTRSDATVLREGGEDELEAHKRRRLAEKERKQAHEALEAQKKLKRPPGAPDSTRPAKTAKGAGLKPTSGATAAVIPDEYLPPNKILFLRDLPDTADQESLTAVFGRFEGFQEVRLVPGRKGIAFVEYENESGAISAKEATSGMPMGESGKPIRVTYQRQ from the exons ATGTCAGCTCCATCCCCCAACCTTCAGAGTCAAG CTCCCGCCCAGGTCCGCAACCTCGAAGAACGAGTCAAAGTCGACCAGCTGAAAGAAGCGCTTGAAGAAATCTTCTCGGAATATGGCAACGTCATCGACATCGTCGCGAAGACTAACCTGAAGGCCAAGGGCCAGGCGTTTATCGTCTTCGATAGTGTTGAGTCGGCTTCGAATGCCATTGATGAGATTAATGGGTTCGAGCTCTTTGATAAGCCGATGGTGCTGGATTTCGCGAAAACGAGGAGCGATGCGACAGTTTTGAGGGAgggtggagaggatgagTTGGAGGCTCAtaagaggaggaggttggctGAGAAAG AGCGCAAACAAGCTCACGAGGCTCTCGAAGCtcaaaagaagctcaagcgTCCCCCCGGCGCCCCCGACTCTACGCGTCCGGCCAAAACCGCCAAGGGAGCTGGTCTCAAGCCCACCAGCGGTGCGACGGCGGCTGTCATCCCGGACGAGTATCTCCCTCCCAACAAGATTCTGTTCCTGCGGGACCTCCCCGACACGGCGGACCAGGAGAGTCTTACTGCTGTTTTTGGACGCTTCGAGGGATTCCAGGAGGTCAGATTGGTGCCGGGCAGAAAGGGAATTGCGTTCGTCGAGTACGAGAACGAGTCTGGCGCTATCAGTGCCAAGGAGGCTACCTCGGGGATGCCTATGGGGGAGAGTGGCAAGCCGATTCGGGTTACTTACCAGAGACAATAA